The Flavobacterium faecale genome has a segment encoding these proteins:
- a CDS encoding acyl-ACP desaturase, translated as MSIKNIRLEVMQFLEKRVDSFVDQYLIPVEEIWQPSDFLPNPESDNFLEEVKELREISKDLPYDFWVAMVGDMITEEALPTYENWLMEVEGVDNLERNSWAKWVRQWTGEENRHGDLLNKYIYLSGRVNMREVEMTTQHLINDGFDIGTGRDPYKNFVYTSFQELATYVSHNRVSQLAKGYGDKKLAKMCKMIAGDEMRHHHAYSHFVSEIFKVDPSEMMLAFQYMMKAKIVMPAHFLRESGQKIGSAFEQFSDSAQRIGVYTANDYVDIMQKLIVKWEIDKIGGLTDEAEKARDYLMKLPGRMAKISERIVIPAESHIFKWVEPARL; from the coding sequence ATGTCAATAAAGAATATTAGATTAGAAGTGATGCAGTTTTTAGAAAAAAGAGTTGACAGTTTTGTTGACCAATATCTAATTCCTGTTGAAGAAATTTGGCAGCCATCTGATTTTTTACCCAATCCAGAAAGTGATAACTTTCTTGAAGAGGTAAAAGAGTTACGTGAAATCTCAAAAGATTTACCGTATGACTTTTGGGTTGCTATGGTAGGAGATATGATCACTGAAGAAGCTTTGCCAACCTATGAAAACTGGTTGATGGAAGTAGAAGGGGTAGATAACTTAGAACGTAATAGCTGGGCCAAATGGGTACGCCAATGGACTGGTGAAGAAAATCGTCATGGTGATTTGTTGAACAAGTATATTTATCTTTCAGGTCGTGTGAACATGCGCGAGGTAGAGATGACTACACAACACTTAATTAACGACGGATTTGATATCGGTACCGGTAGAGATCCTTATAAGAACTTTGTGTACACTAGTTTTCAAGAACTAGCTACTTATGTTTCTCACAACAGAGTATCACAACTTGCAAAAGGTTATGGTGACAAAAAGTTAGCCAAAATGTGTAAAATGATTGCTGGAGACGAGATGCGTCACCACCATGCTTACAGCCATTTTGTTAGTGAAATCTTCAAGGTGGATCCTAGCGAGATGATGTTGGCTTTTCAATACATGATGAAAGCTAAGATTGTTATGCCAGCTCATTTTTTGAGAGAGTCAGGTCAAAAAATTGGTTCTGCTTTTGAGCAATTTTCAGATTCTGCACAACGTATTGGGGTTTATACCGCAAACGACTACGTAGATATCATGCAAAAATTGATCGTGAAATGGGAGATAGATAAAATTGGTGGATTGACGGATGAGGCTGAAAAAGCACGTGATTACTTGATGAAATTGCCAGGAAGAATGGCTAAAATTTCAGAGAGAATCGTAATTCCTGCTGAATCTCACATTTTTAAATGGGTAGAGCCAGCTAGATTATAA
- a CDS encoding HD domain-containing protein, with amino-acid sequence MTQKDLVPNTIAFVKEKLENAEGGHDWFHIERVYKNALLIANDVDCDLVVVKLGALLHDIADSKFTGGDETIGPKIARLFLESQEVPEPTIEHVVNIINNISFKGGNFKKDFSSKELDVVQDADRLDALGAIGIARAFNYGGFKNRAMYDPAIDPNMNMSKEEYKKSTAPTLNHFYEKLLLLKDTMNTASGTAIAAERHRYMEGFLAQFYAEWEGEL; translated from the coding sequence ATGACTCAAAAGGATTTAGTACCAAACACGATTGCTTTCGTAAAAGAAAAATTAGAAAATGCCGAAGGTGGTCACGATTGGTTTCATATCGAAAGGGTGTACAAAAATGCACTATTAATTGCCAACGATGTTGATTGTGATCTAGTTGTTGTCAAGTTAGGTGCTTTGTTGCACGATATTGCAGACAGTAAATTTACGGGTGGTGATGAAACCATAGGTCCAAAAATTGCGAGATTATTTCTAGAATCGCAAGAAGTTCCAGAACCAACTATCGAACATGTAGTGAACATCATTAATAATATTTCGTTCAAAGGCGGAAATTTTAAAAAAGATTTTAGTTCGAAAGAATTGGATGTTGTTCAAGATGCTGATCGTTTGGATGCTCTTGGTGCCATCGGAATCGCAAGAGCGTTCAATTATGGAGGATTTAAAAACAGAGCCATGTACGACCCTGCTATTGATCCAAATATGAACATGAGCAAAGAGGAGTATAAAAAAAGTACTGCACCAACTTTAAATCATTTTTACGAAAAATTATTGCTTTTAAAAGATACTATGAATACAGCCTCGGGTACGGCCATTGCTGCCGAGAGACATCGTTACATGGAAGGTTTTCTAGCTCAGTTCTATGCCGAGTGGGAGGGAGAATTGTAA